A window of Microcoleus sp. FACHB-831 contains these coding sequences:
- a CDS encoding HetZ-related protein 2 — protein MQTLKQGCEERNLMARLAEELEKDWRSRLLSDCPEASPATQESIIRWLLGEDLDRYETLTTSQMAIARQAMDYRYRILRSRYLGVSPERAYRNLTGRLGSLVLLRNKIRTWVALSRDRSRAVGDVLQEVIQEMLQGDRYIQQQISWIAKCTKDARLRDSLLLTSVEEYCLRPIRNQPLLVYRFVNYLRRSQRAGMTHVPEGELVRMVSEEVNLDDSDSPISLLDSQALTDYQDDRAWEEQQTLRSTVKNEFETYLAQKVSAEAATWLRLYLQGKSQEAIAAALNLPINQVYRLREKVSYHAIRVFALKTQPHLVDSWLEISVQEHSLGLTPKQWEQYRETLSEPQRQLLDKLKAGKSLEAIAQDLNLKTHQVMGEWSKLYLAAQAIRSAS, from the coding sequence ATGCAAACTTTAAAGCAGGGATGTGAGGAGCGCAATCTCATGGCAAGGTTGGCGGAGGAACTGGAAAAAGATTGGCGATCGCGGCTGCTGAGCGATTGCCCAGAAGCAAGTCCAGCGACGCAAGAAAGTATCATTCGCTGGTTATTAGGAGAAGATTTAGACCGCTATGAGACACTAACGACCAGCCAAATGGCGATTGCGAGACAAGCGATGGACTATCGCTACAGAATTTTGCGTTCTCGCTACTTAGGAGTGTCACCAGAGCGTGCTTATCGCAATCTGACGGGGAGATTGGGGAGTTTAGTGTTGCTGAGAAATAAAATCCGCACATGGGTAGCACTCAGCCGCGATCGCAGTAGAGCTGTGGGGGATGTCTTGCAAGAAGTAATTCAGGAAATGTTGCAAGGCGATCGCTACATCCAACAGCAAATAAGCTGGATTGCCAAGTGTACCAAAGACGCCCGCCTGCGCGACTCGCTGCTGCTAACCAGCGTCGAGGAATATTGCCTGCGACCGATTCGCAACCAACCGCTGTTGGTATACAGGTTTGTCAATTATCTGCGGCGCAGCCAAAGAGCGGGAATGACCCACGTTCCTGAAGGGGAGCTAGTGCGGATGGTTTCCGAAGAAGTGAACTTAGATGATTCTGACTCACCAATAAGTTTGCTAGATTCCCAAGCACTTACCGATTATCAAGACGATCGAGCTTGGGAAGAACAACAAACACTGCGGAGTACCGTCAAAAACGAATTTGAAACTTATTTAGCACAAAAAGTCAGCGCAGAGGCTGCAACGTGGCTGCGGCTTTACCTGCAAGGCAAGTCGCAAGAGGCGATCGCGGCTGCCCTGAATTTGCCTATCAACCAAGTGTATCGGCTGCGGGAAAAAGTCAGCTACCATGCTATTCGCGTCTTTGCCCTCAAAACTCAGCCGCACTTAGTCGATAGCTGGCTGGAGATATCAGTGCAGGAACACAGCTTGGGGCTGACGCCAAAACAGTGGGAGCAATATAGGGAAACCCTTAGCGAACCGCAACGCCAGCTACTAGATAAGTTAAAAGCAGGAAAAAGTTTAGAAGCGATCGCCCAAGACTTAAACCTGAAAACTCATCAGGTTATGGGCGAATGGAGTAAACTTTACTTAGCAGCTCAAGCTATACGCAGCGCTTCGTGA